ACGGAGCTTCTCTACAATTCTTGGCAATACTTCTAAAACATTATCAATATCCTTCTCCTCGGTATATCTGCCCAAAGTAAACCTCAAAGAGCCATGTGCTAATTCATGTGATAACCCCAGTGCCAGTAAAACATGCGATGCTTCAAGGCTTGAAGATGTACAGGCAGAACCTGTAGAAGCAGCAATCCCTTCCATATCCAGATTAAGCAGTAAAGATTCTCCTTCTACAGATTCAACGGAGACATTTACATTGTTAGAAAGTCTTTTTGTGGGGTGGCCGTTCAGGCGGACATGGTTTATCTTTTTGAAGATACCCTTTATTAATTTATCTCGCAAAATGGTTAATTCTCTTCCTTCTTCCTTCATCTTCTCTTGAGCAATCTCCACCGCTTTACCGAATCCAACAATAGCCGGTACATTTTCGGTAGATGCACGACGGTTCTTTTCCTGATCCCCTCCGTGCATAAACGAGACCATTCTCGTACCCTTTCTTACATAGAGCGCTCCAATTCCCTTAGGTCCGCAGAGCTTATGGCCGGATATACTGAGTAGATCTACATTAAGCTCATCAACATTTATTGGGATGTGCCCAAAGGTCTGAACAGCGTCTGTGTGAAAACAAATTTCCTTTTCTTTAGCGATTTTACCTATTTCTGTTATTGGTTGGATTGTCCCTATCTCATTATTGGCGTGCATAATAGAGATAAGAATAGTTTTATCATTAATCGCTCTTTTTACCTCTTCCGGATTAAGAAGACCATCCCCATCTACAGGAAGGTAGGTCACTTTAAAGCCCCTCTTTTCTAAAAACTTACAAGGCTCAATTACGCAATGATGTTCAATAGACGAAGTAATTATGTGATCTCCCTTATGCTGATTGGCATAGGCTACACCTTTAAGAGTAAAATTATTACTTTCTGTCCCTCCACTGGTAAAGATGATCTCTTCTTGTTTTGCACCTAATAGAGAAGCTATCTTTTCTCTGGCTTCCTCTATTGCTGCTTTGCCTTCCTGTCCAAAGGAGTGAATGCTTGAAGGATTACCAAATTTATCAGTAAAATACGGTAACATGGTCTTTACTACTTCCGGGTCTGTAGGCGTAGTAGCCGCATAGTCGAGATATATTCTCCTCATCTTTTAGTATCTCCTTTCAAAGTTTCATTCATACTACCTGTTCTATATCCTTCTAAATCAACTGTCACATAAGTATAACCTAATTTCTTGAATTTAGTTATAATCTTATCCATTGTCTCTTCTTTTAATAACTTGGGTATTTCATTTTTATAAACTTCTATTCGTGCAATCTGATCATGGTGCCTTACTCTAACCTGGGTTATGCCAAATTTTCTTAAGAATGCCTCTGCTTTATCAACTTTGGCAAGATTCTCTTTGGTTATCTTCATTCCATAGGGAAAACGACTGGCAAGACAAGCAAAGGATGGTTTGCTCCATGTAGGTAATCCAAGCCTTTCTGATAAGCTACGAATTTCATCCTTACCAAAACCTGCCTCTTCAAGCGGGCTCCTTACACCCAATTCACTCGCTGCTTTCATTCCCGGTCGGAAGTCCTTTGTGTCATCATAATTCGAACCATCTAAAACATAGTTTAATTTATATTCCTTAGCTAATGCAATTAATTTGGAGAACAATTCCTTTTTACACCAATAACATCTATCAGCAGAATTCTCTACAAATTTCTGATTTAAAAATTCATCGGTTTTAATAACTAAATGTCTCACCATTAATCTCTTTGCTATGGTTTTAGCATCTTTTATTTCACAGGCAGGATAAGTTAAAGAAGTTGCAGTGACAGCCACTACTTTATCATCATCTAATACATCTTTGGCTACTTTGAGCAAAAAAGTGCTATCCACACCCCCTGAATAGGCTATTAAAACACTCTCCATCTTACTCAAAATTTCTTTTAGCTGCTGCATTTTTCTATTCATTATAGAAAATATATCAAAGATTGCTTGTTGTGTCGATATTTTTTGCGATGTTGTTCTATGGTAATATTCCAATTTGGCATATTACAAAATGGAATATAGTATAAAGGATATCATTATGAAGAAAGCTTTATATTCAGAAGAGCATAAATATTTAGTTGATCGATTAAAGCAGGCTCGGAAAGATGCTGGGATTGATCAAATGCAGGTTGCTAATTTGTTAGATGTTTCTCAATCTTATATTTCTAAGGTAGAAGCCGGGCAGCGTCGTATTGATGTAATTCAATTGAAGGAATTTGCAAAGATCTATAAAAAAACACTGAACTTTTTTATAAAGTAATATGGATTTAAAAGAGCTAAAACAAAAACTTCAACAAATAAAAAAAGAAGGATTCATCAAAACCCACCGCATTAGTGACACGGGAATTGGTAAAACCTTAGAAGATTTACTCGATATACCAGAGAACAATATTCCTCTCCACGATATTGCAGGTGTTGCTGAACTAAAAGCGTACCGCAAAGAAGCAAAATCCATGTTGACACTTTTTACGCTAGAACCATTACCAAAAGGCGGAGATAGAGATAGATTGCTGCTAGATAATTTTGGTTACTCTCGCAGAGATAATAAACGTTCAAAAGAGTTACACAGCACGCTTTCATGCAAAAGATACAATGCCCAAAAATTAAGATTATCCGTTAGCAAAGATAAGATCAAAGTTAAAGGAGAAGGAAAACGATTAAATATCTATTGGGACATTGAATCGGTAAAAAAGAAATTTGAAGCTAAATTACCGGCTCTTGTTTATGTTTTGGCTGATAAAAAAATCATAAATTCGTTTGAACATTTTCACTTCAATGAAGCTTATTTATTGAAGGATTTTAGTTTTGAATTATTTAAGAAGATGG
This bacterium DNA region includes the following protein-coding sequences:
- the larE gene encoding ATP-dependent sacrificial sulfur transferase LarE, whose amino-acid sequence is MNRKMQQLKEILSKMESVLIAYSGGVDSTFLLKVAKDVLDDDKVVAVTATSLTYPACEIKDAKTIAKRLMVRHLVIKTDEFLNQKFVENSADRCYWCKKELFSKLIALAKEYKLNYVLDGSNYDDTKDFRPGMKAASELGVRSPLEEAGFGKDEIRSLSERLGLPTWSKPSFACLASRFPYGMKITKENLAKVDKAEAFLRKFGITQVRVRHHDQIARIEVYKNEIPKLLKEETMDKIITKFKKLGYTYVTVDLEGYRTGSMNETLKGDTKR
- a CDS encoding helix-turn-helix transcriptional regulator; translation: MKKALYSEEHKYLVDRLKQARKDAGIDQMQVANLLDVSQSYISKVEAGQRRIDVIQLKEFAKIYKKTLNFFIK
- a CDS encoding MvaI/BcnI family restriction endonuclease; its protein translation is MDLKELKQKLQQIKKEGFIKTHRISDTGIGKTLEDLLDIPENNIPLHDIAGVAELKAYRKEAKSMLTLFTLEPLPKGGDRDRLLLDNFGYSRRDNKRSKELHSTLSCKRYNAQKLRLSVSKDKIKVKGEGKRLNIYWDIESVKKKFEAKLPALVYVLADKKIINSFEHFHFNEAYLLKDFSFELFKKMVKKDQIVVDFRMYYRPNGTVRNHGTGFRVKINRLYDCFKTKIRLV
- the nifS gene encoding cysteine desulfurase NifS; the protein is MRRIYLDYAATTPTDPEVVKTMLPYFTDKFGNPSSIHSFGQEGKAAIEEAREKIASLLGAKQEEIIFTSGGTESNNFTLKGVAYANQHKGDHIITSSIEHHCVIEPCKFLEKRGFKVTYLPVDGDGLLNPEEVKRAINDKTILISIMHANNEIGTIQPITEIGKIAKEKEICFHTDAVQTFGHIPINVDELNVDLLSISGHKLCGPKGIGALYVRKGTRMVSFMHGGDQEKNRRASTENVPAIVGFGKAVEIAQEKMKEEGRELTILRDKLIKGIFKKINHVRLNGHPTKRLSNNVNVSVESVEGESLLLNLDMEGIAASTGSACTSSSLEASHVLLALGLSHELAHGSLRFTLGRYTEEKDIDNVLEVLPRIVEKLRSMSPLWKNG